In the genome of Chryseobacterium arthrosphaerae, one region contains:
- a CDS encoding alpha/beta fold hydrolase, translated as MNYFRNLMSVIMLAAVPGLVFSQLKPLDAMLSDYQYPYEVHFLSLKSQDNDLKMAYMDVKPAKPNGKTIMLLHGKNFNGAYWEKTAGDLSARGFRVVIPDQIGFGKSSKPHSYQFSFSQLADNTKAVLDELKIEKAIVLGHSMGGMVATRFTLLYPERVQKLILENPIGLEDYKTFAAYQTIDQAYQSELKNTAETYKNYQLKFYYDNKWKEEYQPWLDLIAGWTLHKDYPQVAWDAALTSDMIYNQPVCYELKNIKTPTLLIIGTRDRTAIGKDRAPKELQPKMGQYQELGKKTQREIAGSKLVELDNVGHLPHIEVYPQFFDALYNFIK; from the coding sequence ATGAACTATTTCAGAAATCTGATGTCTGTCATTATGCTCGCAGCAGTGCCGGGACTGGTGTTTTCACAGCTTAAGCCCCTGGATGCCATGCTGTCTGATTATCAATACCCATATGAAGTTCATTTTCTCAGTCTGAAATCTCAGGACAATGATCTCAAAATGGCTTATATGGATGTAAAGCCGGCAAAACCGAATGGAAAAACAATAATGCTGCTGCATGGCAAGAATTTTAACGGAGCGTACTGGGAAAAAACAGCCGGGGATTTATCTGCCAGAGGTTTCAGAGTGGTCATTCCTGATCAGATCGGATTTGGTAAATCATCAAAGCCGCATAGTTACCAGTTTTCTTTTTCCCAGCTTGCTGACAATACCAAAGCAGTGCTGGATGAATTGAAAATTGAGAAAGCAATTGTTTTAGGTCACTCAATGGGAGGGATGGTAGCAACGAGATTCACATTGCTCTATCCGGAAAGAGTTCAGAAGCTGATTCTTGAAAATCCGATCGGGCTGGAAGATTACAAAACGTTTGCTGCTTACCAGACTATTGATCAGGCTTATCAGTCCGAACTTAAAAATACAGCGGAAACCTATAAAAACTACCAGCTGAAATTTTATTATGACAATAAATGGAAAGAAGAATATCAGCCATGGCTGGATCTTATTGCAGGATGGACGCTTCATAAAGACTATCCTCAGGTGGCATGGGATGCAGCACTGACGTCTGATATGATCTATAATCAGCCCGTATGTTATGAGCTTAAAAATATAAAAACTCCCACGTTGCTTATCATTGGGACAAGAGACAGAACAGCCATTGGAAAAGACAGGGCTCCTAAAGAGCTTCAGCCGAAAATGGGACAGTACCAGGAGCTAGGAAAGAAGACACAGCGTGAAATTGCAGGCTCAAAGCTGGTAGAACTGGACAATGTAGGACATTTACCTCATATAGAAGTTTATCCTCAATTTTTTGATGCTCTGTATAATTTTATTAAATAA
- a CDS encoding DUF3592 domain-containing protein has protein sequence MKIKNKQGNNDGFWIVFFYVVFILLFLGMGVGGIYYSVNKFYSHIILVSDGVKTEARITGYEESWSKDSDGNGSTKMYSPVITYYDSSNHSYTLHADYSSNMREWSNDVTVYFDKENHSKAIRGGFWHLWFWPFVILCLSMIPLGIVLFVLNYYIKSLYKRKKRW, from the coding sequence ATGAAAATCAAAAATAAACAGGGGAATAATGATGGTTTCTGGATAGTCTTTTTCTATGTTGTATTTATACTTTTGTTCCTTGGAATGGGAGTTGGCGGAATTTATTATAGTGTAAATAAATTTTACAGTCATATCATTTTAGTATCTGATGGAGTCAAAACGGAAGCAAGGATCACGGGATATGAAGAAAGCTGGTCGAAGGATAGTGACGGGAATGGAAGTACCAAAATGTATTCTCCGGTGATCACTTATTACGATTCTTCCAATCATTCGTATACACTCCATGCAGACTATAGCAGCAACATGAGGGAATGGTCTAATGATGTAACCGTGTATTTTGATAAAGAAAATCATTCAAAAGCCATTCGTGGTGGTTTTTGGCACCTGTGGTTCTGGCCGTTTGTGATACTGTGCCTATCTATGATTCCATTGGGAATAGTATTGTTTGTTCTTAATTATTATATAAAGTCACTATATAAAAGAAAAAAACGTTGGTAG